In Mangifera indica cultivar Alphonso chromosome 14, CATAS_Mindica_2.1, whole genome shotgun sequence, the DNA window TCTCTTGTATTCGAACAAATGGAAAATCACAATCTTCAACCAATATTTGTGGTTTTATGTGTTCTTCTGGGGTGTGCTATTCTCTTAAACCATTATCTCCTAATTCTAGATCTGCTGGTGATCTACAAGGTCTGGACATGAGGTGGAAGGATATGTCAGTTCATGATGTAGACACAGAGGTTAGGCAAAAGCAAGAAAGAGGAGATGACATATGTAAAACTGTGGAAAACCACTTTGATGCCCCTGGTGAAGACTGTTTTGATTCCTGTAGTTATTCTGCTGCAGCTAAGGACTGGATAATACCTGATGAGGTGAACTCAGTAAAAAACCTTCATGGAGAATCCTCAGCTCAGAAGATGGATAATTTGCCAAGCAAGGATTTTAAGATTAGGCGGATTGAGGAATGGGTTAATGATCTTCAACATTGCAGTCTGAGCAGCCCATTGGAAGAAACAAATGATTTATCTCTTTCTAACAGTCAGGTGAAGAATGATCATGATGTCTTgaatggtttgaatttttctaatGTTGATGGTAAGGTTACTCCTGGCATGGAAGCTGCCAAAAGGTATATTGCTTCCTTGAATGGCTCAGCAACTGCAGCTCAGCTGTCAAATCATGGGTTGGTTGCGATCCCATTTCTTAGTGCCTTTGTCAGCCTGAAAGTGCTTAATCTTTCAGGAAACGCCATAGGTTTGTGTCTCTAATAGCAGCAATTATCTTGATTTATTTAGTTTGCGTAGTAGTAAAAATTGGAGTTTGATTCGCATAGTCCTATAATTATTTTGCTGTTATTTGCTcatttttctgttttcctgCTCATTGCAGTGAGGATCACTGCAGGTGCACTTCCTCGGGGACttcatatgttgaatttgtcaaaaaataatatctcCACAATAGAGGGCTTACGTGAGCTTACCCGCCTTCGTGTTCTTGACCTGAGCTATAATAGAATTTTTAGAATTGGACATGGTATGGTTCATACTTTTTCTAGTTGAAAGTTGTTAGTCGGCTTTTTCTTATCTTGTCTTTGAGTTCTAACTTGGCATTCTTCTGGGTGGTTTTCTTGTCAGGTTTGGCATCATGTTCCTCTCTGAAAGAGTTATACTTGGCTGGAAATAAAATTAGCGAGGTTGAGGGTCTTCACCGCCTCTTGAAATTGACTGTGCTGGATCTGCGTTTCAACAAAATTTCTACAACCAAATGCCTTGGTCAACTTGCATCCAACTACAATTCCTTGCAGGCTATCAGCTTAGAAGGAAACCCAGCTCAGAAGAATGTCGGTGATGAACACCTAAAGAAATACCTACAAAGCCTTCTTCCAAACATAGTTTACCTCAATAGGCAGCCTATGAAAGCAAACACTTTGAAAGATACTGCTGATCGAGCAGTTCGGTTGGGTATCAGTGCCCATCAGTTTGATCGAGGCCTTAGATCAGATAACAAAGCTACTAGGAAGAGTAGTCATGGTTCAGGTGTTCATCGGCCATCATCTTCAACTCATGGCCGGAAAAATCAGACTGTGGTTTCACCACCAAAACGACCAAGAGGTAGACATGTGCGCCTGCCACCAACTGGAACTAAAGCAACAACCAGTCATCGACAGAATTATCTTGATCTTAGTAGCAAACTATTAAACCCTAAATCAGAAAATCTTATCCGCAAGAGTCGAAGTGAAGGAACTCTAGGAGGTGGCCTCTgagatgtttttattttattttattttttgtgctgTAAACAATCTGGTTAgtagattttaaattttccttgtGTGGTTGTCATAAgaggattttcaaagttttaaaatccCTTTTGGATCTTACTGGGAGTCAGTTGTCATTATAAAAGAGTTCGTGAAATTTTGTCAATACCAATCTTTtagctatatatatttatgtacatgTACACACGCAGACAAAATATCCAGTTATATTGTATTTTCTTAGCGGCCCGGCCGATTCACACAGTCAACACACAAACACAACAGAATGTGATTTCCAGAAATTGAAACAGATGAAGACAACAAATTGGAATATCTCTTTGTTGGATTGTATTCacaaaagaataagaaattaaaaatatataattgacaaTACGCGGTGTCAGGACCTGTTGGTACTAGTGGCTGCAGGAACCATTTCCATACCGTGTCTTTTTTCTCTCCCTTGTCCCCATCATATTCCACCCTTGTAACAAAATTTCCAAGGTCTCTATAAGAGATGACAATGGGATTGGACAAGGAGGATTTTAATCCTCATCCCCGTCTCTGACCTATTTGCATTGTGGGGATGATAagaattttttatcttctttttgtgaaaaaaatctCCTTCTTTATCTCTCTCTTGTTCTCGTAAAGAAAAATTCCCTCTCTATACCTACGgacaaaaattttctctttatactctttaaacataatataaatatattaaataataaaattaagtaaaattaaattcaacccattatttcaaatattataaatatcatatattaaccactttaatatgcacaataaaaatttaaataaatttgaaagatataaataatctaaaaatagaaaaatatgttagtattttaagtaaatatattaatataaaatgacagGGTGGGACGAGGGTGAGGAAGGGACACGTGTATCCCTAACCTCGGTTTGTCCCTGATAACAAAGATTTTTGTGTCCTTatccttttttctatttttatcgAAAAATTTTCTCTTCGTTAAGATTTGAGAGACTCAAgatctttaaatttgaataaaaattgtcatctctaactTCTATTTCAAGCGACCCACCCAAGCGACCTTTCCCCGTCATTTGGAGTTCTCTAAAATTTCAACCAACCCCACAATTGTTTCCCCGTAAATTCCTCTAATAGCAGCCACACGTCTCCTATTGTACACCTGGAAGGTAGGAGTAGCAATATTACACTACTCCTTGATTACGACCATGTCCTCAAAGTGTAGTGAAGGAAACTTCTCCTTGACCTTGATTACTTCCCACGTGTTCTCATAGTCCGAAATTTGGCACTATCTAATCAGCCACTCCTTGGGTCCATAAGCAACCATTCTCTCTCGTAAAACCCTCTCCGATTGTAACACTGTACTTTATGTTCTCAGACAGACAACGTGGTAATAATTGAGAGGCGATAGTCGGTTCAATTCTTTTCATAAGCTGAGTCATGGACAACCGATTGGATCTTTGCCTCAAGGGGAAGGGAAAGCCTTGCACACTCCATGATCTCGAATGAACTATAATAACAAGGACTCAACTTCTTATTTGGGTTATGGGCTAGAGAACCGAAGCGGTATGATTGTATCTTCAAAAACACTTGTTCCCCATTGCAAAAATCCATTACTACTTGTCCCAAATCTGcgaacttttttgttttttcttgtgcCTTCCTAAGTATTAGATCCAGTCCACCTATGATAGGTTGACCCGATCTATTAGAACTATAAAAGGCAAAATTAAcccttataaataataataaccttTTTACTCTTGACAGATATTAAGATTAACTGTCACTTTCCCTTTTAATAAAAAGTAGTGTAACTTCTATTAGAATTGACTCTTATGCTAAAACTCACAGAATGCTCTCTCCTCCAATATTCTCCTCATATGTAAGAAATTTTTacagaaaacaaaaaagcaAATCAAGCAAAGTGTGTTGTAGATTCCGATAGAAGTGCATTGGATCACCAATCATCATCAAAGTTTTCGATTACTAAATCGGATATGTTTTTCTATGATCTTGGACCCTTTTAATTTCcactaacattggtatcagagccttgttTTATCTGTACAATTGTGATGTtggtgatataaacatgatttaGAAGTatgtttagaaattaattaGCGTGAAtagtgtatttttttatttaaatgcgtacggatgtattttatttttaatgaattcgTTGTGATTTTGTGGAATTGATGCATAGAATCATATTAGGATGCATTCTAAATATGAGAAGCAtgttaagttataaaaaattgcATTAAATTCGAATGAAATTGAACAATTCTCGATGGCTAGTTTTTCACCCAAAACCGTGATGTTCATGCATTTAATTTGTCGAAATCCGGCGACGTTTTCACTAGAAATTCTATGAATATGAATCTGCATGCTACGAGTttcaaaagccctatgaaaTCATCGTCGTTTGATGGCCGAAAAGTGACCAATTTTGTCGTAAAAAACTAGGGTTCATATTGCTATCGCAGGTTGCAGTTGGGTCGGGAAAACCCAATTGCTAAACACGATTAGTCAATGGATTGGTCAAAACCTGTTGGTCAATAGGTTAAACCACTAGTCCACTAGGTCGACCCAATCCGGGTCCTAACCCATAGATAGACCGATCAACGTTAGACAGTCAACAGTCAATGCTCAAATAATTGACCAATCAACGGTCAACATTTGACCGACACGTGAGAATTGTCACCGACGTGTGAAAGCATGAGTTGACGCATGATGACCTTATTCCGGCGTGTGGCAGCACGTGAGCTATGTTCTCCGGCACGTGGCAATGTGTGAGCCAGGTTTTTGGTGCTTGGGAGCCCATACATGCTTTCATTTATGTTTGGCTGCTTGTACAAACATGCATAGTTTTATCCACAATTGAAGCAGAATTTGTGGCATATTCTGTAGCAGTGCAAGAAGCCATTtagttgaaaagattttttgagaatttaggTGTACTGGATGCAACAATTGGTCGTATAGTTATGTATTATGATAATCAAGCTATGATAACTTTCACAAGAGATCCCAAATTCCataataaaaccaaatatatcGACACCAGATATAATTTTGTCAGAGACATCAtttcaaagaagaaagtgatagtacaatatatttctacatGTAATATGATTGCTGATCCTTTAACCAAACCGAtttcaagagatgtatatcttacACGTGTTAAGTCTCTTGACTTACGTAGAATATGGTAGATGACTTGTtaagtatatattgtacttgtaacacataattagaacatcaaagaatttgaatttatcttatTCATGTGTTTGAATTCTTGGTGTTTATCCATATACACATTGTTTTAGAAAactcaacaagatgataatgtcaAACAAGTTTGATTGGATCTCTTCTACGAGCAATCGCCTTTAACGCTGAGGAGAGtgtgcaaagatgagacatgttTCTTAAAATTGATACCACTGAGAGAGTGCACTTAGAAGATGAGAGTTGCTTAAGAAACAAATTATTGGATATGTCATCGTGATAATTAATCAAGACGAGGTCatgatttgatgaatttgaaaatacccaatttggattccccacgtccaaataacttatgaatgctagatatgagttcttaatatataataatgccTGCAAGATTGGAAAAATGATTAAGAATTCAGGTGAGGTGCTAAGTGCAGCAACTGAACTAACATATGtacaatgttggtaatgacattttgaaaagatacacattgtagcacatgattcataccatgtgtgcataagtaagacaaccatttgaaatagtggaaggatgaattcATGCTCGTtgactgtgtgagactttatgaggattacctcaaaTTGATACCTTTTGACTCTTtattgttatttgatgtttacttttagtgttgctatcttagctttgCCTTATGGCTATGTATGATTCAGTCTGtgaaacatgactagaaaaacagtaaagtttaaattaagaatttcgaatagaaaagaaagacttatatattacatatgtCCATTGACTAACTGATTATGTCACTGTAACATCTCTGgcccaataacccggcccactgtcaagatattgtctactttggacacacagtctatcatagatttgcttctgggctttgcaacccaaaacacgtcttaacagttaaggagttcacaggctatttaactaATCGAATTCTCTCACCACTAACCAATAtaggatacatagacagacccaacatctctcccgcgctttgtcgatgtgggattcgcttaaaggtatcacatacacccctcCTTACGGGACTCAatgtcctcgctgaggtttgccccaccatcattcaagaggacacgcggagctactctgataccatttgtaacatccctgaCCCAATAACTcgacccactgttaagatattatctactttggacacacagtccatcatgggtttgcttctgggctttgcaatccaaaacgcgtcttaacagttaaggagctcacaggctatttaaccaatcagattcttccaccactaaccaatgtaggatacatagacagacccagcatctctcccgtgctttgttgATGTGGGATTCGTCTAAGGGTATCACAATCACTTATGTGAGagattgtaataccctcaggtatattccaggggcaattatgtcttttgaccatgttttgagattttttccattttaaatatatatatgtatgggtgtgtttatatatatatatacaaaaaaaaaagacaaaaaaaaagagataaagagaaaaagggagataAAACTTAGATAAAGGgagagaaaaatcaaaaaagGCATCTCATAccatttttccatcatttcttcTGCCCTTCCAGAAAAATCAGCCtcttcatgcttgttttcttcattttttagaagGAACTTGGATGcttggaagagaagaaagaaaagaaaagaaaagaaaaggaagcacttggaagctttggtaaccaaagatctccttccttctccttttatctatgtttatatacatgttatgtgaatatgttagtgtgttttggtattgatttaaagtgattttggtgataaaggaagcaaaacaaaaagaaggaagccaacttgcaaagattttgcttgaaacaaggtaagaggtaTCCTCcctgatatgttgcatgttttaggcttttggttctttggatctatgttataaatgatgaatttgaagttgaggaatgttgttttgccatttgggatgtctatgtgtgttattttgttcatggtagaaagttgcatgatatttacagttttgccattgagttcgtcccatgttttggctaccttatctgatgaattatgagtgctattatatcttgttggaaagctctttgaatccaatttccaattttatatagcttgtattaattagagatcatttggactgttaaagatttgtATGAACCGAAGGGACTGGTttacagaggaggcagttttgtcactgagtttatctcacgttttgactgtcttatctatggaattatgagtgctattatatctcgttggaaatctctttgaattctattttcagtgatatataccTTGCATGAATTGggaatcatttggattgttaaatattgcatgaaccacaaggattgctttaccaaataaacagaagaGGCAGTTTTTGTCACTGaatttatctcacgttttgactgtcttatctattgaattatgagtactattatagcttgttggaaagatatttgaatccccttttcaacgatatatagcttgtatgaattagaaaccgtttgggctgttaaattgtatgaaaaggaaggctgccctgctaaatgactattctgtgaacagtatttcgtagttttgggcaagaaagaaagaaagaaaaagaggagaaaaaagaaaggaagaagaaagaaaggaaaggaaagaaaataagaaaagaaaaagaaagaaaatgaagaaaagaaaaagaaagaaaaacaagaaaaggaatttggggctcaagatttaagggtcgtcccaagagtaatgtctggtaagttatgaataattttagatggaagcaaaattagtaagatataagacctacatgcatgctataaactatgaaggGGCACTTTATACTACACTACCCGCAGTAGGgtacgtccgcagtaggacacgtccgtagtaggatatagacccctagtagggtctgcttacagtagagctcaattcagattcataaATAGTgtagtaaaagaaagaaagagagcttgagcttagaaaagtgtcaaatccctatagttaacttccagaaagtatcaaatagacatcgGATGGGACAAAATATggcccaaatagtaaagaatgaactagattacgccctcaatctcttatagaggttaggatgtaaggttgagtcccgaaagtgagttagaacaggaaacgagatagtttacttgattctttccccttattgagtgttcttatcactcacttccttttctttcctgattgcaggtacaagtgatcgaggtagctgcgaggcagggccagatcagcgtaggtagatccgattggagcaggttatctctggtttatattacatgcatacagtggcatgttcttgtcaacttttgactttttgagattatggtacagttgcatatgattacttcCTGTTTTCAGAGGCTTTcatatgagttttcatatgagtatatacatcttttgttcgcttccagattttcagttttcttggaatacttcctaaacacttttaatgatgcgtttattttaaagtattttaaaaagaaaaaaaaaatagacgcttcaaatattaattcgtaacatttctccttcggtgggtagtacttctagggagggatgttatagagattggacttgatcatagatacataGGAATATGACACAATAATAAACGAGAGATTATAAgaagctagtgttatcgagtaagtctagAGTACTACGAGACTAACGCTTTAGTATTTTTCGGATTGAAGCAAcaatgttattcctaacagatacatagtaaattagctcccaaATGCAAGTTGCTCATAAGATCGCACGACACATTTACCAATATAAATTActctattttataatatttctatGGAAGAGTTTTGTGATTCAGATCACCctatcatgtgtgagtgggagatattagattcagtccacccatgatgggttgacccgatctATTAAGGCTACAAAAGgcaaaattaacttttataaatgataataatttttttgccttTGACAGTTATTAAAGTTAACTGTCACTCTCCCTTTTAATAAAAAGTAGCGTAACTTCTATTGGCACTAGATCTTATGCTAAAACTCACAGAACGCTTTCTCTTCCAATATTCTCCTCATTTGTaagaaatttttacataaaacaaaaaaacaaatcaagcaAAATGTGTTATAGATTCTGACAGGAGTGCATTGGATCACTAATCATCATCAAAGTTTTCGATTTCTAAACCGAATATATTTTTCTATGATCATGGACCCTTTTAATTTCTACTAACAGTAAGATTAGCCTTAAGCTCGTCCAAAATGACATTTCACTCTCGAATTTGCACATTAACTTCTTCAATTGTAGAATTCTCTTCGACCAATTGAAAAAAAGCATAGGTCTCTCCCATATAGGGCTTAAATGGGAGTAATACATGCGTTATCGGGGTATTtgatactaatatttttaaaattggactgatgatcaaactaattatttcattaattcataattcgaCTAGTTTAACCAGCCGATTCACTAATTCATGCcatatgatatttcaaaactttaaaagttaGTTCATTATGTTACAAAATGTTAAAACCAAAATTCTTTTAGATttcatgaaatatttatttcaaagcttaaagataatataaacaGAGATTTACCATCCCATTTCTATGAAGCAATAGTACATTTTCCACCTGTTAAAGAATATGTAATTGAATCAGTTTCATTTTCCCATCTCACAATAAAAAGGAATTCTATTAATGAAAGTTAAACTTAATATTGTTACAGAtccaggtggctttccaccaaattaAGTCAAGAAAAAGTGGTGGGAAAGCATTTATTAATTGCAAGCACATGGAGGAAGAAATGGAGAGGGCTGACGcaggagaagaaaaaagaggTGTTAGTCAATTGTATTAGGTAAAAAGGGTGGGGGCAAACTGTCGTATAAACCCCCCCTTTCTATCACTTGTAcacacatttttttctcttctcttctcttctcttctcctctcttcatccgattcatatataaaaacactCTCTCACTACTTTCTTACTTACTTCCTTcaattcttctttcatttcttcatttttcatattagttaaattaattttataacaaatatcaaactattaaaatttttttctttttttaattttatttttggttttatgtttttttttactaacctttaaaaattgatttagcctaagtataaaataatcaaatcactcaaaaataatcaaactaacTTATCAACTCCAATCTAAAATAACTAAATTcgagatatttaaaatttttgcaaaaccactattataaaaataagaattgtgaaacaaaattttattgactCTTGGTCAAACCCAATTTAGTCAGTTCACTGATTTTGACTTGGTTTGACCAAGTTAATAAGCAACCCACTTTTCAATGTGAACCGAAGTGGATTTGAAGCTAGTTCTCCATTCAACTGGAAGAACCAGTCAATTTAATctggttttaaaaactttatttgataCTATACCAATATTCTGCTTAAACTAATCATTTGCTTCAAGCTAACACTACAAAAACACTATAAATAGGATCTCAGACTTTGATTTACCACCCATATTTGTCTATCCATTTGGTGATGGTAAGTTGAACTAAATTTGAGCATGATATCAATGATTTAAAGAGCTTTGAAGGCAAGTAGttattaatcttattaattatgattacaTTATTTTGAGGTTAAAAGTATAggcttatttgagttttttattatgatattatatttttattcttacaATTGATCATGTAAAAagacaattaataaattattaatattacctTGGAATATAATAATTCTGTTTTGACAAAATATCGGTTTGcgtcaaaatatattttcatgtgttattttataataaatgaaatgattctttgacatttgataaattttgtttcGTAATAATTTATGTCGTTATATGTTGAGTTTTGatatgactttattttttaCATAGTTTGAGTTAATTCAAATCAGGTCATATCAACCTGCAAATATTTGGGTTCGgtttaagattgaaaaattttaacatgattcTGTTTCGGATCGGGTTAGGCTATAGGTTTTCAATCCAAAATATGAATTGACAAAATACGAACACAATCTAATAATACAAATTGTTAAGTCTATATTTATCGAAGTTGGATCCTCGTGTAACTCCATATTTTTCCCTTGCTAtctaaattttacaatttatgtCCTCCCATCGACTTTGAGTTCTCCCAGTTCGTGCAACCAAACCACCCTCATTATCGCATCCAAACCACCTAACTCCAAGGAAAAGAAGACTTCTTGAGGCTTTGCTTGGAACTCAATATTAGATAGATCGAAAATTCCCCCTTGGTTGATTGACACGAGTGGTGAACTTGGGCATATGTGTTTAggtttaaataattaatggtCTAGTGAATTAGTAATATTTACTTGAATTGCCTGGATTGAAGAATTGCAAGCTTTCTTCATTTATGCTACCTACTTCAAATAGGTTTTGACTCATTGGAAAAGTTCCCTTGGGTTGGGTTTCCCCTTCAGGTCATGGCACAATTCctctattcaattttttaggcTAGGTCAAGGGGTTGGTCCAAGTTGGATGAGTCAAGCATTTGAAGCTCTGCCCATATCTCCTTTTTCAAGCCGTTAAGAAACACCCCATTAGCAACTGGTCAGAGATATCAATCAACGTCACTAACAAAACCTCAAATCGGCAACGATGATGTCCCTCTGTCAAAGTGCCATGAATTTCTGGTGAGAAGATCTGCCTTGTCAAGGTATGAATTTCTCAATGGAACACAGGTAGCTCCAACTGTCAAACACTTGTATCTCACCAAGTTTCCTCCTGAGCCAAGATGCTTTCTGTCCAATTCACCCCCTGTTATGTTGTCGCATCAATATTAATATTCTCTATAGCTGGTCTAGGAGAATCTTGCCCCATCCTGGTTGTTGCCCCTGTGTTTCTTGCTCCACTGACAATGAAGATTTTCCTCTCATGACTCTTCCCAGGTCTTTCGTCTAAGCTGACAAATTCTACATGTCTCCTAGACACTCTTGCAAGCCCTGCAACTTCACCATTATCACAAAGAAGCGAACATTTTTTATGGGATAATTCATTAACTTCCCTTTTTATCTCACACACCCTTTTTGTTTAATTCA includes these proteins:
- the LOC123195477 gene encoding uncharacterized protein LOC123195477 codes for the protein MVRFPCFSGIVYCPKGKKAVQPSVEAMQSSLQEFSEIRGMRGVTQINGDERHVSSSSFIGRGWKSEEIKSKFSLEMDMRSTELGHLKKSQSLGSRLWWEGRSPGDYDTELETDRGFSSDSPDQNGSVIQNGCNNAVVSPPNKYQKASQSESVQVGSDYVNMESMFSIRDPENPEKGGHTNSDAPISGPEDYADEYVEPISCIRTNGKSQSSTNICGFMCSSGVCYSLKPLSPNSRSAGDLQGLDMRWKDMSVHDVDTEVRQKQERGDDICKTVENHFDAPGEDCFDSCSYSAAAKDWIIPDEVNSVKNLHGESSAQKMDNLPSKDFKIRRIEEWVNDLQHCSLSSPLEETNDLSLSNSQVKNDHDVLNGLNFSNVDGKVTPGMEAAKRYIASLNGSATAAQLSNHGLVAIPFLSAFVSLKVLNLSGNAIVRITAGALPRGLHMLNLSKNNISTIEGLRELTRLRVLDLSYNRIFRIGHGLASCSSLKELYLAGNKISEVEGLHRLLKLTVLDLRFNKISTTKCLGQLASNYNSLQAISLEGNPAQKNVGDEHLKKYLQSLLPNIVYLNRQPMKANTLKDTADRAVRLGISAHQFDRGLRSDNKATRKSSHGSGVHRPSSSTHGRKNQTVVSPPKRPRGRHVRLPPTGTKATTSHRQNYLDLSSKLLNPKSENLIRKSRSEGTLGGGL